GCCCCCAGGGCCAGCCGCCCGCCGGCCGGCAGGACTTCTCCATCGCCGTCTTCACGCCCCAGCCCGGCTCCCTGCCCGTGGCGGGGCCTGCCGGCTGCCAGGCCATCGAGTCCAGCCTGGCTCTGCGGCAGGTCGACTTCCACCCGAACCGCCGGTTCGTCCGGGTCGAACCGGGCCGCCTGGTGCGCGAAGGGGGCGAGTCCGAGCCCTACGACCTGCTGCTGGCCGTCCCTCCCCACCGGGTCCCCGAGGTGGCCGTGGCCGCCGGGCTGGCACCGGAGGGCGGGTGGATCGCCGTCGACCCCGCCACGCTGCAAACCCGCTTCCCCCGGGTGTACGCCATCGGCGACTGCACCCAGATCGCCATGGCCAACGGCGAGCCCTTGCCCAAGGCGGGCGTCTTCGCCGAGGGGGAGGCCGTGGTGGCGGCGGCCCACATCGCGGCGGCGCTGACGGGCAGCCCGCCGCCGGAGCCGTACCGCGGCGAGGGCTACTGCTTCCTGGAGGTGGGAGGCGGCCTGGCCACCCTGGTGGGCGGCCAGTTCCTGGCCCGGCCCACGCCGCGGGTGGAAGTGGCCTCGCCCTCCCGGGAATTTCGGGACCGGAAGCTGGCATTCGAACGGGAGCGGCTGGAGGGGTGGTTCGGACCGGCCTCTTGGTCCACGGAGTCTTCGCGGCTACAATAGTTTGAGCACCGAAATATCCGTCCGGTGGAACCTGCCGCGAGCTCTGGAGGTTGACCCATGCCGGATCGAACACCCCCGCCGGCCGGTCCCGGTGCCGGCGATGCCCCTGCCCCGGGTGTCCCCGGTGGATGCCCCCTCTCGCGCAACGGGAGGTCGCAGGGGGAGCCTGCGGCCGGGCGGGGCCGGCCGGGGGGGCCCGCGTTCGGGACCGGTCGGCCCCGAACGGGTACGGCCCGGCCGCACCGGGGGACCCCCCGCACGGAGGTAGGGGCGGCCGGCGGCGGCCCCGCCGCGGAGGAGCAGCTCTCCCGGCACGGCTTCTTCATCCTGCTGCTTACGATGTTCTTGACGGTGGCCGGTTTCGGCATCGTGCTGCCCGGGCTGCCCTATTTTGCCCGGGAACTGGGCGCCAGCAGCCTGGAGATGGGGCTCATGGTCTCCCTCTACGCCCTGGCCCAGTTCCTATTCGCCCCGGTGTGGGGGTCCCTTTCCGACCGGATCGGCCGCAAGCCCGTGCTGATCCTGGGCATGACCGGCTTCGGCCTGTCCTTCGTCGCCATGGCCTTCGCCCGCTCGGTGGCGATGCTGCTCCTGGTGCGCTTCCTGGGCGGCATGCTGTCCGCTTCCACGTTCCCCGCCGCCCAGGCCCTGGTGGCCGATCTGACGCCGCCCGAACGCCGGGGCAGTTCCCTGGCCCTGATGGGCGGGTCCAGCAACCTGGGCTTCGTCCTGGGCCCGCTTCTGGGGGTGCCCATCACCTCCCTGGGCTACGGCTTTCCCGGCCTGGCCCTGGCAGGCGGCCTCGCCATCCTGCTGACCGCCCTGCTGGCCATCGCCGTGCTGCCCGCACCCCGGCCCCGGGCCGCGACCGCCGGCCGGCGCCCGCCCCTCACCCGGGCCCTGCGGCTGGCCGTCACCAGCGCCGAGGCGCCGTGCTACTGGCTGGTCCTGGTGGCCGCCATGGCCGGTTCCAGCGTCTTCTCCATGCTGGGGTATTACCTGATCGAACGGATGGGCGCTCCGGAATCGGCCAACCAGCTGGCCTTCTCGGTGATGGGCATCGCCTCGGCCATCATCCAGTTCACCGTGGTGGGCCGCGCCATGGGCCGCTGGGGGGAAACGCGGACCTCCAGCGCCGGATTCCTGGCCGGCGCCGTGGCCTTTGTCCTGCTCCTCCTGGCGGGGCGGGTCTGGCAGGCCTGCGCGGCCGTGGCGGTGTGGGGCGTGGCCCTGGCCTTGATTCGCCCGCCCCTGACCACCCTGGTCTCGCGCCGGACCCAGCTGGGCCAGGGGACCGCCCTGGGTATCCAGGCCTCCTTCGAGAGCATCGGCCGGATGGCGGGCCCGCTGCTGGCGGGATTCTTGTTCGGCCTCCATCCCCAGCTGCCCTACGGCGCGGTGGAGGTGCTGCTGCTGGCCGCCCTCTTCTGGGGAAGCCGCGCCCTGCGCCGCCTGGAATCGGGAGACGCCGGTCCGGCCGGCGCCGGCGGGACGGGGGATGGCCCTGCGCCGGGTGAGGCGGCGCGGCCGGCGGCGGGCAGCCTGGTGGCGACATCGACCCGGTAAGGGACGCGCCGTGCCCCATCATCATGGATCGCCGCCGTTCGGGATGGCGGTGCAGGATGGCGGCACGGGGCGGGGACGCGGGGCGGGGGTACGGCGACGCACCGCGGTGATGCAGCCGGCCGCCTCCGAGAGGCGAAGAGGGTTGCGGAAGGGGGCCGGGGCACGGCCCGGCCCCCTGGCGGCCGGGGTCCCGAGAGGCTGCTGGGGCGTGCGACGTCATTCCCCGCGACGGGCGTGGACCGCGGCCCCGGGGGCCGGGGACGCCACCGGCAGCGCCCGGGACGCCACCGGCGGCGCCCGGTGCTCAGCCGAGGCGGCTCCGGGCCGGCGTGGGGCCCAGTTCCTCCAGCACGGCCAGGGCCTCGGGGGCGCGCTCGTAGGCCAGGAGGATGCCGTCGGCGTAGGCATCGGCCACCCGGGCCGCCTTGAGCAGGGCCTTGCGGTCCACATTGAGCGCGTACAGCTCGACCACAAAGGGCGTGTCGCCCAGAAGGTCGCGGAAACCCCAGGCCAATGACTCGACCCAGTACGTGGTGCTGTAGTGGAGATCATAGATGGGCACCACGAAGAAGTCGACCAGCGGGGCCAGCTGGGCCACGTCCACGCCGAAGCGCCGGAACTGGTGGTCGCCGTAGGGATCCGGGTAGAGGGTCAGCGAGAGCAGGGGCCGCGAGGGCGTCGGGGTTCCTCCGTTGCGGCCTGCCGGTGCGGGCCGGATCCCGCCCGCACCGGAAGCGGAACCGCCCCCTGCCGCCCGCCCCGGCTCCTGCCGGTCCCGGTAGCCTTGTCGCGGGCCGGGACGCGGGCCGGACCCCGGGCCCGGGTCAGAGGGCGGTGCCGGCGGCCGCCCTGCCCCAGCCCGGGCCAGGGCCTCCCGGACGAACCCGGCAATCACGGCAGCCCGCCAGTCCTCTTCACCCAGCCCCGAGGCCGCTTGGGCCGCCCGGCAGCGGGGACAGCGGCAGAACCCTTCGCGGGGAAAGCTCACCGTGTCCAGCCGCAGGCCCGCGATGTCCGCCGCAGCGGCCCGCTCCACCAGCTCCAGCAGCCACCGGCGGTAGGCTGGTTCGCTGGGGCAAACCCAGTCCCAGTCGAAGTAGGGGGTCCCCCGCACCGCCCGCAGGCCATCGGGACCGGCGGCCGCCAGGCCGGGATCGGCCTCCACCGCCCGGTTGTCCCCGAAGCAGCTGATCATGTTGTGGGCCCCGGGGAGGGGCGGCTCGACCCGGCCCAGCACGCTCTTGATCTCGTAGAACACGTGGAGGGGGAAGGGCAGGTTCGGGGCGCCCGCCTCCCCCGCCCCGGTCCGCTCGTCGCCGGGCAGGAGCCCCATGTCCCGCAGCACCCGCAGGTCCCGCCGGTCGTAGGTGACGATGCCGCGCATCCCCATTCCCCCGCTCAGACGTTGAACCGGAACAGGATCACGTCCCCGTCCTGGACCACGTAGTCCCGGCCCTCCAGGCGCAGCAGGCCCGCCTCCCGCACGGCGGCCATGGATCCCAGGCGGATCAGGTCCTCGTAGGCGACCACCTCCGCCCGGATGAACCCCCGCTCGATGTCGGAGTGGATCTTGCCGGCCGCCTGCTTGGCCGTCAGCCCGCGGCGGATCGGCCAGGCCCGGACCTCCTCCTCCCCGGCGGTGAAGAAGCTGATCAGCCCGCTGGCCTCATAGGCCGCCCGGGCCAGGCGCGCCACGCCCGGCTCGCCGATGCCGTACTCGCCCATGAAGGCCTCCCGCTCGCCGGCGGGCAGCTCGGCGATCTCGGCTTCCACGGGACCGCAGAAGGTGATGAGGGGCTCGCCCCACTGGGCGGCCGCCTGGCGCAGGGCTTCCTCGCCCGGGAAGGTCCCCTGCTGCAGCTGGCCCTCGTCCACGTTGACGGCCAGCACCAGGGGTTTGAGGGTGAGCAGGCCGAAGCCCTTGACCAGGCGCAGGTCCTCATCGGTCCAGGAGAGCTCCCGCAGGGGCCGCTCCTGTTCGAGCAAGGCCTGCATCTCCGGGAGCCGCTCCAGCAGGGCCTGGTCGTCGGGCCGGCGCTTGCGGGGCGGCGTGGCCTCCAGCCGCTGGCGGGCACTCTCCACCGTCGCCAGGTCGGTGAGGATCAGCTCGTCGCGGATCAGGCGGGCATCCCGCAGGGGGTCCACCTCGCCCAGCACGTGGGGCAGGGAGCCGCCGCCGAAGGCGCGGATCACGTGGACCAGCACGTCCGCCCCTCGCACAGCTTCCAGGAACCGGTTCCACCGCGCCCGGTCCTCGCCCGGCACGGCTCCGGGGATGTCGGTCACCTGCAAGGCGGCGGGGGTCACCTTCCGGGGCTTGTAGAGGGCTGCCAGGCGGTCCAGGCGCGGGTCGGGAACGGACGCCATGCCCACCGTCGCCTGGCCGGGACCCCCCCGGCCCTCGCCGGCCAGCAGCCGGAAAAGCAACGACTTCCCCACCTGGGGAAGGCCGATCAGACCGA
This is a stretch of genomic DNA from Thermaerobacter sp. PB12/4term. It encodes these proteins:
- a CDS encoding NAD(P)/FAD-dependent oxidoreductase, producing MAIRRVVIAGGGWGGIKAALELRRRLDPADEVVLVDPNPTFRLGFRKIWLLVGKTRPDEATRSKHALNDRGVRYLQARVTAIAPEERWVEVEPAGGPGSGDRRRLEWDYLVVALGAQPRPDLVPGLVEAPGAFNLYDPEGALAAGRRLATMTGGRVVVAILGVPYKCPPAPYEAALLVDEALRGRGPQGQPPAGRQDFSIAVFTPQPGSLPVAGPAGCQAIESSLALRQVDFHPNRRFVRVEPGRLVREGGESEPYDLLLAVPPHRVPEVAVAAGLAPEGGWIAVDPATLQTRFPRVYAIGDCTQIAMANGEPLPKAGVFAEGEAVVAAAHIAAALTGSPPPEPYRGEGYCFLEVGGGLATLVGGQFLARPTPRVEVASPSREFRDRKLAFERERLEGWFGPASWSTESSRLQ
- a CDS encoding MFS transporter; translated protein: MAGFGIVLPGLPYFARELGASSLEMGLMVSLYALAQFLFAPVWGSLSDRIGRKPVLILGMTGFGLSFVAMAFARSVAMLLLVRFLGGMLSASTFPAAQALVADLTPPERRGSSLALMGGSSNLGFVLGPLLGVPITSLGYGFPGLALAGGLAILLTALLAIAVLPAPRPRAATAGRRPPLTRALRLAVTSAEAPCYWLVLVAAMAGSSVFSMLGYYLIERMGAPESANQLAFSVMGIASAIIQFTVVGRAMGRWGETRTSSAGFLAGAVAFVLLLLAGRVWQACAAVAVWGVALALIRPPLTTLVSRRTQLGQGTALGIQASFESIGRMAGPLLAGFLFGLHPQLPYGAVEVLLLAALFWGSRALRRLESGDAGPAGAGGTGDGPAPGEAARPAAGSLVATSTR
- the ychF gene encoding redox-regulated ATPase YchF, whose product is MDIGLIGLPQVGKSLLFRLLAGEGRGGPGQATVGMASVPDPRLDRLAALYKPRKVTPAALQVTDIPGAVPGEDRARWNRFLEAVRGADVLVHVIRAFGGGSLPHVLGEVDPLRDARLIRDELILTDLATVESARQRLEATPPRKRRPDDQALLERLPEMQALLEQERPLRELSWTDEDLRLVKGFGLLTLKPLVLAVNVDEGQLQQGTFPGEEALRQAAAQWGEPLITFCGPVEAEIAELPAGEREAFMGEYGIGEPGVARLARAAYEASGLISFFTAGEEEVRAWPIRRGLTAKQAAGKIHSDIERGFIRAEVVAYEDLIRLGSMAAVREAGLLRLEGRDYVVQDGDVILFRFNV